In the Flagellimonas sp. MMG031 genome, one interval contains:
- a CDS encoding PorP/SprF family type IX secretion system membrane protein, with product MQTKKPLLLLAFLLLALSGIRGQEEEAYVPYNVPSQNLLKFNRFLLNPTFSTVREDKSYINLFHRNQSVSFDDNNQVYFLSYSGRVSDRSGVGLSLFTNREGLFNNFGVHANYAYGVRLSPKSTFTFGANVSYYQSAFNQDRVNSVEVDPLLNTLESSSLVSFQPGFNFSIGKFDIGGFAENLFDYNLKTSESVTDFNEKTYSGHLQYTHQFENGTGIMEKARLMPLARVRKVGEENITLGGNLILDLPKLGWVQAGYDDFYGASAGLGFNLTKNISLGYTVEKGLSNQFENFGVTHEISLAYSFTPNLTEDRVMLEKEGEELVSNEEDVPQDSLSITDKDLEIARLQDKLAENDAILDELLMRQDSIETTRKKDLERRFETVMKMVQRETRGQNPALEQRAKEVYFADMDSADIVTRKTQPFANHGLSNSTATKKVIKINETKANTGDAYASNTSSKKDNTYRSVKSKKTTGFKSHAVPNVESGHYLIANVFRDTNNLNAFIEKLRAQGIEADYFQNPKNGLNYVYIGDFNNKTEALEAYRTKMNGTYQGDAWVMNVNNGGSPIAGYDGTLAAKSKYNNNVLSKNVANNTLAKGNKHVVLQTQSGDGLPEGYYIIANVFDNSASAKAFVKELNSKGLHASYFVSPADKNRYVYLKKHETWNNALTSYYTKLNASYDDDMWIMRIKPNTNS from the coding sequence ATGCAGACCAAAAAACCTCTACTCTTACTTGCCTTCTTGCTACTTGCCCTTTCCGGAATCCGCGGACAAGAGGAAGAAGCCTATGTACCCTATAACGTACCATCACAGAACCTTTTGAAGTTCAATAGGTTCTTGCTCAACCCTACCTTTTCTACGGTAAGGGAAGACAAATCGTACATTAACCTATTTCACAGAAACCAGTCGGTATCTTTTGATGACAATAACCAAGTGTACTTCTTGAGCTATAGTGGTAGGGTGAGCGATAGAAGTGGTGTTGGTCTTAGTTTGTTCACTAACCGAGAAGGTCTCTTCAATAACTTCGGTGTTCACGCCAACTACGCCTATGGTGTTCGCTTGAGCCCAAAAAGCACCTTCACCTTTGGTGCCAACGTAAGCTATTACCAAAGTGCCTTTAATCAAGATAGGGTAAATTCTGTTGAGGTTGACCCGCTATTGAACACCTTGGAAAGCAGTTCTTTGGTGAGCTTTCAACCTGGGTTCAACTTCTCCATTGGTAAGTTTGATATTGGAGGGTTTGCAGAAAACTTGTTCGACTACAACCTAAAAACCAGTGAGTCTGTCACTGATTTCAATGAAAAGACCTATTCTGGTCACTTGCAATATACCCATCAGTTTGAAAATGGAACAGGAATCATGGAAAAGGCTCGTTTGATGCCCTTGGCCCGGGTTCGTAAAGTAGGAGAAGAAAATATCACTCTTGGTGGTAACCTTATTCTTGACCTCCCAAAATTGGGGTGGGTACAAGCAGGTTACGACGATTTTTACGGAGCTTCCGCAGGACTTGGTTTTAACCTTACCAAGAACATCTCTTTGGGATATACCGTTGAGAAAGGATTGTCCAACCAATTTGAAAACTTTGGGGTAACCCATGAAATCTCCTTGGCATACTCCTTTACGCCTAACCTCACCGAGGATAGAGTTATGTTGGAAAAAGAAGGCGAAGAACTGGTTTCCAATGAGGAAGATGTTCCACAAGATAGCTTGAGCATTACCGATAAAGATTTGGAAATCGCCCGCCTGCAGGACAAATTGGCTGAAAACGATGCCATTTTGGACGAATTGCTGATGCGCCAGGATTCGATTGAAACTACTCGAAAAAAAGACCTTGAACGACGCTTCGAAACCGTTATGAAAATGGTTCAGCGGGAAACACGCGGTCAAAATCCTGCATTGGAACAAAGGGCTAAAGAGGTCTACTTTGCCGATATGGACAGCGCGGACATTGTTACCCGCAAAACACAGCCTTTTGCCAACCATGGGCTATCCAACAGCACGGCCACCAAAAAGGTGATCAAAATCAACGAAACCAAAGCGAATACCGGCGATGCCTATGCTTCCAATACCTCCTCAAAAAAGGACAACACCTATAGGTCGGTAAAAAGCAAGAAGACAACTGGGTTCAAATCCCATGCTGTTCCCAATGTGGAAAGCGGTCACTATTTGATTGCCAATGTGTTCAGGGATACCAACAACCTCAACGCATTTATTGAAAAACTTCGTGCCCAGGGCATTGAAGCCGATTACTTCCAAAACCCGAAGAATGGTCTCAACTACGTATACATCGGGGACTTTAACAACAAGACTGAAGCTCTGGAAGCCTATCGTACCAAGATGAACGGTACCTACCAAGGCGATGCTTGGGTGATGAACGTGAACAATGGCGGTTCGCCCATTGCGGGCTACGACGGAACTTTGGCCGCAAAGTCCAAGTACAACAACAATGTGCTTTCCAAAAACGTAGCAAACAATACCCTAGCAAAAGGCAACAAGCATGTAGTGCTCCAAACACAATCCGGAGACGGATTGCCAGAGGGCTATTACATTATTGCCAATGTTTTTGACAATTCGGCCAGTGCCAAAGCCTTTGTTAAAGAATTAAATTCCAAAGGATTGCACGCGAGCTACTTCGTAAGTCCCGCCGACAAAAACAGGTACGTGTACTTAAAAAAGCACGAAACCTGGAACAATGCTTTGACCTCTTATTACACCAAACTAAACGCTTCGTATGATGACGATATGTGGATCATGCGCATCAAACCAAACACTAATAGCTAA
- a CDS encoding gliding motility-associated C-terminal domain-containing protein: protein MRKSNSTYSVLVLALAFVLLGTLTSQAQILHKPVPADNPNLAGNSAWTAVCASAGFNEYFVNFTWDPPLVNSNNEFVLELSDANGFFSDPTELARVSDKNTTFDFEFQFALPSEMRGSSYKMRVRSTSPAKTSPASDAFSMYFIDYNAPLLISENGSGSIPSGGLIQICGGGAVTLKPHNIPNASTYIYNWYRSGTLLPTKSESITVSEPGMYYVELDYGDCSGSANTLSNTIEISTGTSAGLAINGPSSIAICPGESQVLEASISGMGLKYTWYKDGVVVNGPTVDASTFNVNSSITGFEGSYEVEISGTGVCTERSAPITISRTGSFDITLNNNENIVLLPSQTKNLSVSTSATSASYQWYRNGAAIADATSNSLLISEVGEYYVTVTENGGPCTPEPIASATTTVVSPDSFEFVVDYVGNYTSCESVDATLTLTAINAVSDSGAKTDVTADLQNSFDYQWKLNGANISGETSKTITLSNQEDNGEYTLMGSVDAFEALSNSLAVTLASNETLQITANGNVLCEGGEAIVLETSKDLTDVTFQWKKDGAVVDSSSDAFTVSETGVYQLVITSNECPLVSNEITISAFDDSLLVLDKPKDLIIIEGETQTLTASGADSYEWYDAGNNLISSGSFYDFTEEGEYLLVAYFGTCTVSKVITVTYRDMFNIPNVITTNGDGINDLWVLPNTYSRDPNVLVTIFNERGEQVFSQAGYENNWPQSTTAFNKQNMIFYYKITRGGKSLKQGTITVIK from the coding sequence ATGAGAAAAAGTAATTCAACCTATAGCGTTCTTGTTCTGGCCTTGGCTTTTGTGCTACTTGGTACCCTTACTTCGCAAGCCCAGATTCTACACAAGCCCGTACCGGCCGACAACCCCAACCTTGCTGGAAATTCCGCTTGGACCGCTGTCTGTGCTTCCGCAGGCTTTAACGAATATTTCGTGAACTTTACTTGGGATCCGCCCTTGGTGAACAGCAACAACGAATTTGTTCTTGAGCTATCGGATGCCAACGGCTTTTTCTCCGACCCCACCGAACTGGCCCGCGTCAGTGACAAAAACACAACTTTTGACTTTGAGTTTCAATTCGCTCTTCCTTCGGAAATGCGCGGAAGTAGCTATAAAATGAGGGTTCGAAGCACGAGTCCGGCCAAGACCAGTCCCGCTTCTGATGCCTTTTCCATGTATTTTATCGATTACAATGCGCCCTTGCTGATCAGCGAAAACGGAAGCGGATCCATTCCTTCTGGGGGGTTGATTCAAATTTGTGGTGGTGGAGCGGTCACACTAAAGCCGCACAACATTCCAAATGCCTCTACCTATATCTATAACTGGTACCGCAGTGGTACATTATTGCCCACAAAATCAGAAAGCATCACCGTTTCTGAACCGGGCATGTACTACGTGGAACTCGATTACGGGGATTGTTCCGGATCCGCCAACACCCTATCCAACACCATTGAAATATCCACTGGCACCAGTGCAGGCTTGGCCATCAACGGCCCAAGCAGCATTGCCATTTGCCCTGGAGAATCCCAGGTGTTGGAGGCCAGTATTTCCGGTATGGGACTAAAATATACTTGGTACAAAGATGGAGTCGTCGTAAACGGTCCTACTGTTGATGCCAGCACATTTAATGTAAACTCAAGCATAACAGGCTTTGAGGGTTCCTATGAGGTTGAAATTTCTGGAACAGGAGTATGTACCGAAAGATCGGCCCCTATTACTATCTCCAGAACCGGTTCGTTCGACATTACATTGAACAACAACGAAAATATAGTCTTGCTTCCTTCACAGACGAAAAACTTATCCGTCTCAACCTCGGCTACAAGTGCCAGTTATCAATGGTATAGAAATGGTGCTGCCATTGCAGACGCCACCAGCAATAGCCTTCTGATAAGCGAAGTGGGCGAATACTACGTAACAGTCACGGAAAATGGGGGTCCTTGTACGCCCGAGCCCATTGCCTCTGCAACCACCACGGTAGTATCTCCAGACTCTTTTGAGTTTGTGGTCGATTATGTGGGCAATTACACTTCTTGTGAAAGTGTTGACGCTACGTTGACCTTGACCGCTATCAATGCAGTAAGCGATAGTGGTGCCAAAACGGATGTGACCGCAGACCTACAAAATTCATTTGATTATCAATGGAAACTGAATGGAGCCAACATTTCAGGGGAAACATCAAAGACCATTACCCTATCCAATCAGGAAGACAACGGCGAATATACCCTAATGGGTTCCGTTGATGCTTTTGAGGCCCTGTCCAACAGCTTGGCCGTGACTTTGGCTTCCAATGAAACCTTACAGATTACAGCCAACGGCAATGTTCTTTGTGAAGGTGGGGAGGCCATCGTTCTGGAAACTTCCAAAGATTTGACCGATGTAACATTCCAATGGAAAAAGGACGGAGCTGTTGTTGATTCCTCATCCGACGCTTTCACGGTGAGCGAAACAGGTGTCTATCAACTTGTTATCACTTCCAACGAATGTCCATTAGTATCCAACGAAATCACCATTAGCGCTTTTGACGATTCGCTTTTGGTACTTGATAAACCCAAAGACCTCATCATTATTGAGGGAGAAACCCAAACCCTTACCGCTAGCGGTGCAGATTCCTATGAATGGTACGATGCAGGGAACAACCTAATTTCCTCAGGAAGTTTTTACGACTTTACCGAGGAAGGGGAATACCTACTCGTGGCCTATTTCGGAACCTGTACAGTGAGCAAAGTCATTACTGTTACCTACAGGGATATGTTCAATATACCAAATGTTATTACCACCAATGGCGACGGTATTAACGATTTATGGGTATTGCCCAACACCTATTCCAGAGATCCGAACGTACTTGTGACCATCTTCAATGAAAGAGGGGAGCAAGTGTTTAGCCAAGCTGGCTACGAAAACAATTGGCCGCAGTCCACCACAGCTTTCAACAAACAAAACATGATTTTCTATTACAAGATTACCCGTGGTGGCAAAAGCCTGAAACAAGGAACCATCACTGTTATTAAATAA
- a CDS encoding glutamine--tRNA ligase/YqeY domain fusion protein, with amino-acid sequence MSEEARSLNFIEHIIEEDLKKDYSKNDLRFRFPPEPNGYLHIGHASSICLNFGLGLRYNAPVNLRFDDTNPAKEEKEYVEAIKEDVRWLGFEWASECYASDYFQQLYDWAVELIKNGKAYVDSQSSEEIASQKGTPTEPGKESPYRNRSLEENLRLFEGMKNGEFKDGAHVLRAKINMASSNMLMRDPVMYRILHKAHHRTNTDWCIYPMYDWTHGESDYIEQVSHSLCTLEFLPHRELYDWFLDQVVSSDKLRPKQREFARRNLSHTVVSKRKLLQLVQNGIVTGWDDPRMPTISGLRRRGFTPESIRNFADTIGIAKRDNVVDVSLLDFHVREHLNQIAPRVMAVLNPLKLVITNYEEGKEEWLEAENNPEDDSAGSRKVPFSRELYIEQEDFREEANRKFFRLKLGGEVRLKNGYIIKAESCTKDSEGNITEVQCTYDPKSKSGSGTEESLRKVKGTLHWVSIAHAITAEVRLYDRLFTDATPDSHKDKDFLDFINPDSLQKVTGYLEPSLKDAKIGDQMQFQRLGYFNVDKDTTSDQLVFNRTTTLRDTWAKLEQKE; translated from the coding sequence ATGTCAGAAGAAGCTAGATCGCTCAACTTTATAGAACACATTATTGAGGAAGACCTTAAGAAGGATTATTCCAAAAATGACCTTAGGTTTCGTTTTCCACCTGAACCAAACGGCTATTTGCACATTGGTCACGCCAGCTCCATTTGTCTCAATTTTGGACTTGGACTGCGGTATAATGCCCCGGTGAACCTTCGTTTCGACGATACCAACCCGGCCAAAGAGGAAAAGGAGTATGTGGAGGCCATAAAGGAAGATGTGCGCTGGCTCGGCTTTGAGTGGGCTTCGGAATGCTATGCGTCGGACTATTTCCAACAATTGTACGATTGGGCGGTTGAGCTCATCAAAAATGGAAAAGCCTATGTGGACAGCCAATCCTCCGAAGAAATAGCGAGTCAAAAAGGGACTCCAACGGAACCAGGGAAAGAAAGTCCGTACCGTAATCGTTCCTTGGAGGAAAACTTACGCCTTTTTGAGGGTATGAAAAATGGTGAGTTTAAGGATGGAGCACATGTACTCAGAGCAAAAATCAATATGGCATCTTCAAATATGCTTATGCGTGATCCGGTAATGTACCGCATTCTGCATAAAGCGCACCACCGCACAAATACCGATTGGTGTATTTATCCGATGTACGATTGGACACATGGCGAAAGCGATTATATTGAACAGGTGTCCCACTCCCTTTGTACATTGGAGTTTTTACCGCACCGGGAGCTGTACGATTGGTTTTTGGACCAAGTGGTATCTTCGGATAAATTACGCCCGAAACAGCGAGAATTCGCTCGAAGAAACCTAAGCCACACCGTGGTTAGCAAGCGAAAGCTGCTACAGTTGGTTCAAAATGGAATTGTGACTGGGTGGGATGATCCCCGCATGCCCACCATTTCAGGGTTGCGAAGAAGGGGGTTCACTCCAGAATCTATTCGAAACTTTGCCGACACTATCGGGATTGCCAAGCGCGACAATGTGGTAGATGTATCCTTGCTCGATTTTCATGTGCGAGAGCATTTGAACCAAATTGCACCTCGGGTAATGGCGGTTCTCAATCCATTAAAATTGGTGATTACCAATTATGAGGAAGGTAAGGAAGAGTGGTTGGAGGCCGAGAACAATCCGGAGGATGATTCCGCGGGCAGCCGCAAGGTTCCTTTTTCAAGGGAGTTGTACATTGAACAAGAAGATTTTAGGGAAGAGGCCAATCGTAAATTCTTTAGGCTGAAACTTGGAGGGGAGGTCCGTTTAAAGAATGGATACATTATAAAGGCTGAAAGCTGCACCAAAGATTCGGAAGGAAACATTACCGAAGTACAGTGTACGTATGACCCCAAAAGTAAGAGTGGTTCTGGCACCGAGGAGAGTTTGCGAAAGGTAAAAGGAACTTTACATTGGGTTTCCATTGCGCATGCCATCACAGCCGAGGTACGATTATACGATAGATTGTTCACGGATGCCACACCTGATAGTCATAAAGACAAAGATTTTTTGGATTTCATAAATCCGGATTCGTTGCAAAAGGTAACCGGTTATTTGGAACCTAGTTTAAAGGATGCCAAGATTGGCGATCAAATGCAGTTCCAACGTCTCGGTTATTTTAATGTCGACAAAGATACTACCTCCGACCAATTGGTGTTCAATCGTACAACGACCTTACGCGACACGTGGGCCAAATTGGAGCAAAAGGAGTAA
- a CDS encoding YtxH domain-containing protein, which produces MSNNTGNVLTALLTGAVVGAGIGILYAPDKGKKTRKKIKKSAVKAKDDITQSLSNAKEEFTRTADAKKVEFEEKLEDTLSTMSYKADDILVALEKKLEDLRSKNAQLQK; this is translated from the coding sequence ATGTCAAATAACACAGGAAACGTATTAACCGCATTATTAACTGGAGCTGTTGTTGGAGCTGGAATTGGAATATTGTATGCTCCGGATAAAGGAAAGAAAACCAGAAAGAAAATCAAAAAGAGTGCTGTAAAGGCCAAAGATGATATCACTCAAAGTTTAAGCAATGCCAAAGAAGAATTCACCAGAACGGCGGATGCCAAAAAAGTGGAATTCGAAGAAAAGTTGGAGGATACATTATCTACCATGAGCTATAAGGCAGATGATATTTTGGTTGCCTTGGAAAAGAAGCTCGAAGATTTGAGAAGTAAGAACGCCCAATTGCAGAAGTAA
- a CDS encoding phage holin family protein yields MAFEEIKEQIGDVEDGVKSYVKNSLDFYRLQSFKSMMKGITMATKVLVIGGVVSMALLFLSISLAFWFAMLLNNTAQGFLLVGGIYVLIGLILWSVRKRFEKPLLKSFSKFYFDEI; encoded by the coding sequence ATGGCATTTGAAGAAATTAAAGAACAGATTGGCGATGTGGAGGATGGGGTAAAGTCCTATGTGAAGAATAGTTTGGACTTTTACCGCCTCCAAAGCTTTAAGTCCATGATGAAGGGAATCACCATGGCCACCAAAGTCTTGGTTATTGGCGGTGTGGTTTCCATGGCTCTTTTGTTCCTTTCCATAAGTTTGGCCTTCTGGTTTGCGATGTTGTTAAACAACACGGCCCAAGGGTTTTTATTGGTTGGCGGTATTTATGTACTGATTGGTCTAATATTGTGGTCTGTTCGCAAAAGATTTGAAAAGCCATTATTAAAGAGTTTTTCTAAATTTTATTTTGACGAGATATGA
- a CDS encoding DUF6327 family protein has protein sequence MIQGTYTSFEEIDRDLKILKLQRQIEEEKVKLAVQNTKNELYPTNILGGLAPLLQKVAISLVAKKILKKLD, from the coding sequence ATGATACAAGGAACATATACATCATTTGAAGAAATCGATCGGGACTTGAAAATTCTCAAATTGCAACGACAAATTGAGGAAGAGAAAGTGAAGCTTGCCGTTCAGAACACCAAGAATGAGCTCTATCCGACCAATATTTTGGGAGGATTGGCTCCTTTGCTTCAAAAAGTTGCTATCTCCTTGGTCGCCAAAAAGATATTAAAGAAATTGGATTAA
- a CDS encoding SPFH domain-containing protein, whose protein sequence is MGNYYLIPIAFIALIILFKFFFIVKQQTAVAVERFGKFHSIRNSGLQMKIPIVDRIAGRLSLKIQQLDVIVETKTKDDVFVKLKVSVQYVVIKDKVYDAFYKLEYPHDQITSYVFDVVRAEVPKMKLDDVFVKKDDIAIAVKAELQDAMLDYGFDIIKTLVTDIDPDAQVKAAMNRINASEREKIAAQFEGDAQRILIVEKAKAEAESKRLQGQGIADQRREIARGLEESVEVLNKVGINSQEASALIVVTQHYDTLQAIGEETDTNLILLPNSPQAGSDMLNNMVASFTASNQIGEAMKRKKNEKGTDNDS, encoded by the coding sequence ATGGGCAACTATTATCTAATACCGATTGCGTTTATAGCGCTGATTATCCTTTTTAAGTTCTTTTTTATTGTGAAGCAACAAACCGCTGTGGCTGTGGAACGCTTTGGAAAATTCCATAGCATCAGAAACTCCGGGCTTCAAATGAAAATCCCGATTGTGGACCGTATTGCAGGCCGGTTGAGCCTAAAAATTCAACAGTTGGATGTTATCGTTGAGACCAAAACCAAAGACGATGTATTCGTAAAGCTAAAAGTTTCTGTGCAGTACGTTGTCATAAAAGACAAGGTCTATGATGCCTTTTACAAACTCGAATATCCACACGATCAAATCACTTCGTACGTATTTGATGTGGTCCGTGCCGAGGTTCCTAAAATGAAACTGGACGATGTCTTCGTTAAAAAAGATGACATCGCCATCGCAGTAAAGGCAGAGCTACAAGATGCAATGCTTGACTATGGATTTGACATCATCAAAACGTTGGTGACGGATATCGACCCGGACGCGCAGGTAAAAGCCGCCATGAACCGCATCAACGCCTCAGAACGTGAAAAAATCGCGGCACAATTTGAAGGTGACGCGCAGCGCATCCTGATTGTGGAAAAAGCAAAGGCCGAGGCGGAAAGCAAGCGTTTGCAAGGTCAAGGTATTGCAGACCAGCGAAGGGAAATTGCCCGCGGTCTCGAAGAATCCGTAGAAGTGTTGAACAAGGTGGGCATCAATTCCCAAGAAGCCTCTGCTCTCATTGTGGTTACCCAGCATTACGACACCTTGCAAGCTATTGGTGAAGAAACCGATACTAACTTGATTTTGTTGCCAAACTCTCCGCAGGCCGGAAGCGACATGCTAAACAATATGGTGGCCTCCTTTACTGCCAGTAACCAAATTGGAGAAGCTATGAAGCGCAAGAAAAACGAAAAAGGTACGGATAACGATTCGTAA
- the gltX gene encoding glutamate--tRNA ligase yields the protein MSQKVRVRFAPSPTGPLHIGGLRTALFNYLFAKKHDGDFVLRIEDTDQNRFVEGAEAYIIEALNWSGIPFDEGPGKEGDFGPYRQSERKQLYQAYAQELVEKGKAYYAFDTAEALDQHRKDHEAKGKTFIYNWHNRLKLTNSLSLSNEEVRAKINAGEDYVIRFKSPENENLVLKDIIRGEIHIDTNVLDDKVLFKSDGMPTYHLANIVDDHLMQITHVIRGEEWLPSLALHQLLYDAFGWDAPQFAHLPLIMKPVGKGKLSKRDGEKGGFPIFPLRWNQSEGYREAGFFPEAVVNFLALLGWNPGTEQEIFTLDELVDSFTLERVNKSGARFDPEKNNWYNQQWLQKKSDAELAELYTKELAQKGITAEMDYVVEVVSSIKERASFVTDFWDLSDYFFQAPDSYNEKAVKKQWKEDTPEIMQQLASLLEKLNDFSSTNIEQQVKAWISEQELSFGKVMPPLRLVIVGDMKGPHLFDIMALIGKAESISRIQTAIAHL from the coding sequence ATGAGTCAAAAAGTACGAGTCCGATTTGCACCCAGCCCTACCGGTCCATTGCACATTGGCGGATTGCGCACGGCGCTTTTCAACTATTTGTTTGCCAAAAAACATGATGGTGACTTCGTTTTGCGAATAGAGGATACCGATCAAAACCGATTTGTGGAAGGGGCCGAGGCATATATCATTGAGGCCCTTAACTGGAGCGGGATTCCTTTTGACGAAGGACCGGGAAAAGAAGGAGACTTTGGACCTTACCGTCAGAGTGAGCGTAAACAATTGTATCAAGCTTATGCACAAGAATTGGTAGAAAAAGGAAAGGCTTACTATGCCTTTGATACGGCAGAGGCCCTCGACCAACATCGAAAAGACCATGAGGCCAAGGGTAAAACATTTATATACAATTGGCACAACAGATTAAAACTGACCAATTCCCTCTCTCTTTCCAATGAAGAGGTGCGGGCCAAAATAAATGCCGGAGAAGACTATGTCATCCGTTTTAAGTCCCCTGAAAATGAAAATCTTGTTCTAAAAGACATCATCCGTGGAGAAATTCACATCGATACCAATGTGTTGGATGATAAGGTATTGTTCAAAAGCGATGGTATGCCCACCTATCACTTGGCCAACATTGTGGACGACCATCTGATGCAAATTACCCATGTGATTCGTGGTGAAGAGTGGTTGCCTTCCTTGGCCTTGCATCAACTTCTATATGACGCATTTGGTTGGGATGCCCCACAATTTGCACACCTTCCATTGATCATGAAGCCCGTAGGGAAAGGAAAATTGAGCAAAAGAGATGGTGAAAAAGGGGGATTCCCCATATTTCCGCTTAGGTGGAACCAATCCGAAGGCTACCGGGAAGCCGGCTTTTTCCCCGAGGCGGTTGTTAATTTCTTGGCGTTATTGGGTTGGAACCCAGGCACAGAACAAGAAATTTTTACTTTGGATGAACTAGTAGACAGCTTTACCTTGGAGCGTGTCAATAAATCCGGAGCCCGCTTTGACCCAGAAAAAAACAATTGGTATAATCAACAATGGCTACAGAAAAAAAGTGATGCCGAGTTGGCAGAACTATATACAAAAGAACTTGCCCAAAAAGGCATCACTGCCGAAATGGATTATGTTGTAGAGGTGGTATCATCCATCAAGGAGAGAGCTTCCTTCGTTACCGATTTTTGGGACCTATCCGATTATTTCTTTCAAGCTCCCGACTCCTACAACGAAAAAGCGGTAAAAAAACAATGGAAGGAAGATACCCCTGAAATCATGCAACAGCTAGCTTCCCTATTAGAAAAATTGAACGATTTTTCATCAACAAATATCGAACAACAGGTGAAAGCATGGATTTCCGAACAGGAACTTTCCTTCGGAAAAGTGATGCCTCCCTTGCGTTTGGTAATCGTTGGTGACATGAAAGGACCGCATTTATTCGATATCATGGCGCTTATTGGCAAAGCAGAAAGTATCTCCCGCATACAGACCGCCATCGCCCACTTATAG